In the genome of Raphanus sativus cultivar WK10039 chromosome 4, ASM80110v3, whole genome shotgun sequence, one region contains:
- the LOC108851264 gene encoding uncharacterized protein At1g43920, Chloroplastic-like encodes MSSDVTSESSTLATFDIRGIPRKCVCGSRITTFTADTVKNPGRPFYRCLTQRKNHLFKWVEDAVLEEVEEALPKIARLEAEVAKGKSDVENLKGVITELMEEVVTTKTKLKRCEVKMKIVCVVISLISIGVVN; translated from the exons ATGAGTTCGGATGTGACGTCTGAGAGCTCAACTTTGGCGACGTTTGATATTCGTGGCATTCCGAGGAAATGTGTTTGCGGCTCTAGAATCACCACTTTCACGGCGGATACTGTCAAGAATCCGGGGAGACCTTTCTACAGATGTCTTACTCAAAGAAAG AACCACTTGTTTAAATGGGTTGAGGACGCTGTTCTTGAAGAGGTTGAAGAAGCTTTGCCAAAGATTGCACGACTTGAGGCCGAGGTAGCTAAAGGAAAATCAGATGTTGAGAATTTAAAGGGCGTGATAACTGAGTTGATGGAAGAGGTTGTGACAACTAAAACAAAGTTGAAGAGATGTGAAGTGAAGATGAAGATTGTGTGTGTGGTCATAA